A segment of the Triticum urartu cultivar G1812 chromosome 1, Tu2.1, whole genome shotgun sequence genome:
AAGCTGTATCATATCTTGGAGCATTTTGCCCCCATGCCATGTCTTTGGAACGACTGAGTCGCTCCTGATCCAGCTACCATGAAATGGTAGACATTTCCAACTCAGAAAATACTAACAATGGTAGCCATAAAATACTAAAAATTAATCATGTCATTAGAGTGGGTCTATATTTGGGACGGGATAAGTCCACTCACAAATTACACAATAAATGGTAGCCATTCCCAACTCAAAAAAATACTAACAATGGTAGCCATCaaaatagtactactactactagtagtgcCACAAGGACGTGCACAGGGGAGGACTTCCGCAGAGAATCCCCCGCCTGCTAAACCGAGCAAGCAATGCGAAGTTGACCTTTTGTAGTGGGACAAGAGGAGAAAGCCAGCCATCGGCCATCCAGCCAGCCCTGGTCCAACTATAAAACCCCAAGCACTAGCAGGCAACACCTCACCACCCACACACCATTGcctaccaccaccaccaccacccgtgAGCAGTGACAGTTGTTTTCGTTTCTAGCAACAGCAATGGAGTCCCCCGGCCGCTCCAGCAGGCCGAGGCCTCTCCTCGCCTCCCTCTgcctcgtcgtcctcctcctcctggccGTCCTTCCCCTGCAGCCGGCGTCCGCCGTGCCCACGTCAAGTAAGCTTTCTCCCTTCTTGCTCCGACACTCGGCTCCTGATTCTTCCGTTCTTGATCCATGATACATGCGCCATATATAGATTCAGTTGCTGTCGCTGATCATTCGTGTGGTGGTCTTGCAGGGAGCATGCGCCTGAGGAGCCAGCAGCGCCCGCCGTCTCTGAAGCTTTCCTCTCGGCAGGAGAtgacgacggcggcggccgggAAGCCGCGgggccgggcggcggcgaggatggTCGTGGAGGTGAACGACTACCCCGGGTCCGGCGCCAACAACCGCCATGACCCTCCCAAGGGCCCCGGAAGAGGGTGAACCGAGCTCACCGCCACCGGCACCAGCTGGTCAGGCCTGCTGCTGCTGGCGCCGCTCTGTCCGTAGCTACAGCCATTACTACTGTTATTACTGTGCTTCACACCATGCATGCATAAACTAAGGAAAAAAGATCAAGCGATGTTTTGCTCGGCCGGgtctctcctctcctctcttcctaGTACTGTATCTGTCAACTGTCATGTACTCCATCGTGTTCCAGATGCCACCAGAGTTTCAGATTACTTAATGCCGACCAGAGATACTCTCTCTTGGCCTCTCTCGATCAATCGTTCCGTCTAATCAGTCGGTTTAGGGCGCCCACGGGTTCGCCTGCTCCAATCAGTTAACGCACTGCTGCATGCCGTAGGTTTAAGA
Coding sequences within it:
- the LOC125536483 gene encoding uncharacterized protein LOC125536483, whose product is MESPGRSSRPRPLLASLCLVVLLLLAVLPLQPASAVPTSRSMRLRSQQRPPSLKLSSRQEMTTAAAGKPRGRAAARMVVEVNDYPGSGANNRHDPPKGPGRG